The proteins below come from a single Aptenodytes patagonicus chromosome 2, bAptPat1.pri.cur, whole genome shotgun sequence genomic window:
- the NBEAL2 gene encoding neurobeachin-like protein 2, with product MASRERLYELWMLYFAKKDLSYLQQWLEAFVMNFEKIIALPSLEPRRPEESASEIPVLPREVLQVLSQWLGQCVAQVPREEGGGASLGQALLLLKFFIIICRNLENIQADKTPGFIPEVLKLLRVCASKLKSIREDERSGMQLESGMLYALHLCECLFDPYQTWRRQLIISAKEKSKYKFAPAPLPPEFSTFFQESFQAGGQLPETLQLRLIHLFGAVLSGSKPNALRAITPAAVEVLLGVLQRGGGGTPLVPGLLKLALRGVVAVVHVLHGSSPGAGPVPLRVLLDGYFRVLNSDLPVASLAPEAAGGLITLRVLMLDAIPAMLSCEDRPVLQAVFLSNNCFEHIIRLLQNSKLYLSNSREAGEAQDEVPARPPDAGLQQVFDGSSDAIAVHAIGVLTAIMSNSPSAKEVFKERIGYAHLYEVLRSQGQPTQRLLQELLNMAVEGDHSSFPVRPIRNEQPLLILLAWLPVLACRELQVFLSGQLRRLCEASLPSRLTCVKAGMVGCLLGALATEPALPAACSENLLELLRALGSLSIRPGELRQLLRLLRHERGRGPHPYTAPVIRALSGMAWVEGPPRALQCFDLTPGMAGIMVPTVQKWPGGAFAFHAWLCLSEEEPEPPARPKRRQLYSFFTAGGTGFEAFFTAGGVLVVAVCTKKDYMTVALPEFAFNDSAWHCVDIVHVTGRRPFGQNIVSIYTDGHLRKTAQLRFPSLHESFTSCCIGSAGHQTATTTSHLPASHGPELVFPPRPALGRSQSIPAALGPHAWTPTQPPTEGVVATTAAGSQDTEWGSPTSLEGHLGSVAIFCEALQQAQVKALFCAGPNVTSPFTLEGDLVELSSKLLLYYTPQACRNNICLDLSPSHGLDGRLTGHKVVNWDIKDVVNCVGGMGVLLPLLEQVVSKKEEPEDEQETNDLVGPELTSSRNAQGMLIPLGKSSESRLERNSVAAFLLLVKNFIQNHPVNQESLVQCHGPAIIGALLQKVSGPLLDMSTLMASQILMEQVASEGSGLLLHLLYQHLLFDFRIWSNSDFAVRLGHIQYLANVVKDHKQRICKKYGVQYILDSIRTYYGTSREKTTAIDDIKTVQMSLFSLVKDFFCRSFSGEEMQSLLSYMAGVQDEQQVCGALEVIHSLLKGSPAQEQLFAFLFEPGHVEVLFSLLVQKKFSDEVRERVFKVLYKMLKYEKVPERSKNRLKLKDIGYQGLITCLSDVPGSMLLFRCLSEQVLGADPPNYKDLVAVVYLSHRAELTVRLDICRKLFHLIYAQQDMVKQLARLASWQDTLTKLYVKESYESRQHSLSIAGNGGSPELLRLSDPPGKEGTSPPPAELQELDVFLPLGYEASDQELSEGFSDHSISPSSRTKSFHSYNFKSFDSSDQASRSSSNPGDGPPFDGVYHPLSPFSTSPFDLGLDLASTSSIATAESGTQTPASGPGTPSPLESFKPFPGMRARKSSSLSNVLDESSYQDALPSDNVSNTSNPQQTPEEELCNLLTNIVFSVTWRGVEGWDDAAWRERGQVFSVLTKLGTACELVRPPDEIKRSLLEMMLESALTDLKESGPATLPGLTHNALKLLRLLQDFLFSEGHNNQALWSEKIYEGMSSLLDKLGVWYHLANGTSDLKEMAQTGLRVLVGYIMLQDPQLHSLAYVKLHSLLQTASAPKKDEACYLLGKLETPLRRSLDAKSETFSWLVPIVRTLMDQCYETLQLQLFLPSLPPTNGSPTFYEDFQLFCTTPEWRGFIEKHVQPTMAQFEMDTFAKSHDHMSNFWNACYDAMMSSSQRREQEKAASRKMFQELVLEPVAKRSKAENVRHANVLKQANNHHSTVLKQWRGLCRLLTSPRSAWADRNPPEVRWKLSSAETYSRMRLKLVPNLNFDQHLEASALRDNLGADHLHSPAESLPLAMAKEAKVSELEDDQLAEEDLPVLDNQAEPKEQNQREKLVVSEDCELITTVAVVPGRLEVTTQHVYFYDGSSEKEETEGGIGYDFKRPLSHLREVHLRRYNLRRSALELFFIDQANYFLNFKKKVRNKVYSCILGLRPPNQIYFGSRSPQELLKASGLTQKWVLREISNFEYLMQLNTIAGRTYNDLSQYPVFPWILRDYVSETLDLTDPSVFRDLSKPIGVANERHARDVKEKYESFEDPTGTVDKFHYGTHYSNAAGVMHYLIRTEPFTTLHIQLQSGRFDCSDRQFHSVPAAWQARMENPVDVKELIPEFFYFPEFLENQNGFDLGCLQLSNEKVGDVVLPRWARSREDFIYQHRKALESEYVSAHLHEWIDLIFGYKQRGPAAVEALNVFYYCTYEGAVDLDAIADETQRKALEGIISNFGQTPCQLLKEPHPARLSAESAARRLARLDTRSPNVFENLDQLKSFVVGGISDGVALVQAVVPKNQAHSFITQGSPDVLVTVSANGLLGTHNWLPYDKNISNYFSFTKDATVSNTKTQRFLQGPFAPGADLCSRTLAVSPDGKLLFSGGHWDNSLRVTSLAKGKVVGHITRHIDVVTCLALDLCGIYLISGSRDTTCMVWQVLQQGGFSSGLAPKPVQVLYGHDAEVTCVAISTELDMAVSGSKDGTIIIHTVRRGLFIRSLRPPSESSPPAVLSHLAVGPEGQVVAQTAVGQRACLKDRFALHLYSVNGKHLSSVPLDEEVTAMCLTEEFVVLGTMQCRLEIRDLQSLRAAVPPVPMPVPVHSVSVTKEKSHILVGLEDGKLIVVGAGQPPEVRPGQFHWRLWRSTRRISQVSSGETEYNPAEGKS from the exons ATGGCTTCCCGGGAGCGGCTCTACGAGCTTTGGATGCTTTACTTCGCCAAG aAGGACCTCTCCTacctgcagcagtggctggaagcCTTCGTCATGAACTTCGAGAAGATCATCGCCCTGCCCTCGCTGGAGCCCAGGAG GCCGGAGGAGTCGGCGTCGGAGATCCCGGTGCTGCcgcgggaggtgctgcaggtgctGAGCCAGTGGCTGGGGCAGTGCGTGGCCCAGGTCCCGCGGGAGGAGGGCGGTGGGGCCAGCCTGGGGCAGGCGCTGCTCCTCCTCAAGttcttcatcatcatctgcag GAACCTGGAAAACATCCAAGCGGACAAAACCCCCGGCTTCATCCCCGAGGTGCTGAAGCTGCTGCGGGTCTGCGCGAGCAAG CTGAAGAGTATCCGGGAGGATGAGCGGAGCGGGATGCAGCTGGAGAGCGGGATGCTCTACGCCCTGCATCTCTGCGAGTGCCTCTTCGACCCCTACCAGACCTGGCGGCGGCAGCTGA TCATCAGCGCGAAGGAGAAGAGTAAATACAAGTTCGCCCCGGCCCCTTTGCCCCCCGAGTTCAGCACCTTCTTCCAAG AGAGTTTCCAAGCCGGAGGGCAGCTCCCCGAAACGCTTCAGCTCCGACTCATCCACCTTTTTGGGGCCGTCCTCTCCGGATCCAAG CCCAACGCCCTGCGGGCCATCACGCCGGCGGCGGTGGAGGTGCTGCTGGGGGTGCTGcagcggggaggcggggggaccCCCCTGGTCCCCGGGCTGCTGAAGCTGGCCTTACGCGGCGTGGTGGCCGTGGTCCACGTGCTGCACGGCAGCAGTCCCGGCGCCGGCCCCGTGCCGTTGCGCGTCCTCCTGGACGGTTACTTCAGGGTGCTCAATTCGGACCTGCCCGTCGCTTCCTTGGCGCCGGAGGCGGCCGGTGGCCTCATCACTCTCCGCGTCCTCATGCTGG ATGCCATCCCGGCCATGCTGAGCTGTGAGGACCGGCCGGTTCTACAAGCCGTCTTTCTCAGCAACAACTGCTTCGAGCACATCATCCGCCTCCTCCAAAACAGCAAG CTCTACCTCAGCAACTCACGGGAGGCGGGCGAAGCCCAGGACGAGGTCCCTGCGCGGCCGCCAGACGCGGGGCTCCAGCAG GTCTTTGACGGCAGCTCCGACGCCATCGCAGTCCACGCTATCGGGGTGCTCACCGCCATCATGAGCAACTCGCCCTCGGCCAAG GAGGTGTTCAAGGAGCGCATTGGCTATGCCCACCTCTACGAGGTCTTGAGGAGCCAGGGCCAGCCCACCCAACGTCTGCTCCAGGAGCTCCTCAACATG GCAGTGGAAGGCGACCACAGCTCCTTCCCAGTTCGCCCCATCCGCAACGAGCAACCCCTGCTCATCCTGCTGGCCTGGCTGCCGGTGTTGGCGTGCCGGGAGCTGCAGGTCTTCCTCTCGGGCCAGCTGCGGCGGCTCTGCGAAGCCTCCCTGCCCAGCCGCCTCACCTGCGTCAAGGCGGGCATGGTGGGCTGCCTGCTGGGTGCCCTGGCCACCGAGCCGGCGCTGCCGGCTGCCTGCTCCGAAAATTTACTGGAACTGCTGCGGGCGTTGGGCAGCCTCTCCATCCGCCCCGGGGAGCTGCGGcagctgctgcggctgctgcggcACGAACGGGGTCGGGGACCGCATCCCTACACGGCACCCGTCATCCGGGCGCTCTCGGGGATGGCGTGGGTCGAGGGACCCCCCCGGGCGCTGCAGTGCTTCGACCTGACGCCCGGCATGGCGGGTATCATGGTGCCTACCGTCCAGAAGTGGCCCGGCGGTGCCTTCGCCTTCCACGCCTGGTTGTGCCTAAGCGAGGAGGAGCCCGAGCCACCGGCGAGGCCAAAGAGGAGGCAGCTCTACAG CTTCTTCACGGCCGGCGGGACAGGCTTTGAGGCGTTCTTCACCGCTGGCGGCGTGTTGGTGGTGGCCGTCTGCACCAAGAAGGATTACATGACGGTGGCATTGCCAGAGTTTGCGTTCAACGACTCGGCTTGG caCTGCGTTGACATTGTCCACGTCACCGGCCGCCGGCCATTCGGCCAGAACATCGTCAGCATCTACACCGATGGGCACCTGCGGAAGACAGCGCAGCTCCGCTTCCCCTCCCTCCATGAG TCCTTCACCTCCTGCTGCATTGGCTCCGCGGGCCACCAgaccgccaccaccaccagccaccTGCCAGCGTCCCACGGGCCGGAGCTGGTCTTCCCCCCACGCCCCGCACTCGGCCGCTCCCAGTCCATCCCCGCTGCCCTGGGCCCCCACGCTTGGACCCCCACTCAGCCCCCCACGGAGGGGGTAGTGGCCACCACAGCGGCCGGCAGCCAGGACACCGAGTGGGGCAGCCCCACCTCCCTGGAGGGTCACCTTGGCTCCGTGGCCATCTTCTGTGAGGCTCTGCAGCAAGCCCAGGTCAAGGCGCTCTTCTGCGCGG GGCCAAACGTCACCTCACCGTTTACACTGGAAGGTGACTTGGTGGAGCTCAGCAGCAAGCTCTTGCTGTACTACACCCCACAG GCCTGCAGGAACAACAtctgcctggacctctctcccaGCCACGGCTTGGACGGGAGGCTAACGGGGCACAAGGTGGTCAACTGGGACATCAAG GACGTGGTCAACTGCGTGGGTGGGATGGGTGTGCTGCTGCCCCTGCTCGAGCAAGTGGTGTCCAAGAAGGAGGAGCCTGAGGATGAGCAGGAGACCAATGACCTGGTGGGGCCAGAGCTGACGTCCTCCAGGAACGCCCAGGGCATGCTCATCCCACTGGGCAAGTCCTCAG AGAGCAGGCTGGAGAGGAACAGCGTGGCCGCCTTCCTGCTGCTGGTGAAGAACTTCATCCAGAACCATCCGGTGAACCAGGAGAGCCTGGTGCAGTGCCACGGGCCGGCCATCATCGGGGCGCTGCTGCAGAAG GTCTCCGGTCCGCTGCTGGACATGAGCACGTTGATGGCCTCGCAGATCCTCATGGAGCAGGTGGCATCTGAGGGCAGCGGGCTCCTGCTGCACCTCCTCTACCAGCATCTCCTCTTCGACTTCCGCATCTGGAGCAACAGTGACTTCGCCGTCCGCTTAG GTCATATCCAGTATCTGGCCAACGTTGTCAAGGACCACAAGCAGCGCATCTGCAAGAAGTATGGGGTGCAGTACATCCTCGACTCCATCCGGACGTACTATGG CACCTCCAGGGAGAAGACCACAGCCATCGACGACATCAAGACAGTGCAGATGTCCCTCTTCAGCTTGGTGAAGGATTTCTTCTGCAGGAGCTTCTCTGGGGAGGAGATGCAGAGCTTGCTGAGCTACATGGCCGGGGTGCAGGACGAGCAGCAG GTCTGCGGGGCGCTGGAGGTGATCCACAGCTTGCTGAAGGGCTcgcctgcccaggagcagctcttcGCCTTCCTCTTTGAGCCAGGCCATGTGGAGGTCCTCTTCTCGCTGCTGGTGCAGAAGAAGTTCTCAGATGAAGTGCGGGAGAGGGTCTTCAAG GTCCTCTACAAGATGCTGAAGTACGAGAAGGTCCCTGAGCGCAGCAAGAACCGCCTGAAGCTGAAGGACATCGGGTACCAGGGGCTCATCACCTGCCTCAGCGACGTCCCCGGCTCCATGCTGCTCTTCCGCTGCCTCTCGGAGCAGGTCCTCGGGGCAG ACCCCCCCAACTACAAGGACCTGGTGGCCGTGGTTTACCTGTCCCACCGGGCCGAGCTGACCGTCCGGCTCGATATCTGCCGCAAG CTCTTCCACTTGATCTACGCGCAGCAGGACATGGTGAAGCAGCTGGCGAGGTTGGCCAGCTGGCAGGACACGCTCACCAAGCTCTACGTCAAAGAGTCCTACGAGTCCCGCCAGCACAGCCTGAGCATCGCAGGCAACGGGGGCTCCCCGGAGCTCCTCCGCCTCTCAGACCCCCCCGGCAAAGAGGGGACGAGCCCACCgccagctgagctgcaggagctggacgTCTTCCTGCCGCTGGGCTATGAGGCCTCGGACCAGGAGCTCTCTGAGGGCTTCTCCGACCACTCCATCTCCCCGAGCAGCCGCACCAAGTCCTTCCACTCCTACAACTTCAAGTCTTTCGACTCCTCCGACCAGGCCAGCCGCTCGTCCTCCAACCCCGGTGACGGTCCTCCCTTCGATGGTGTCTACCACCCGCTCTCGCCCTTCTCCACCTCACCCTTCGACCTGGGGCTCGAcctggccagcaccagctccatcGCCACGGCCGAGAGCGGCACGCAGACCCCCGCCAGCGGCCCCGGCACCCCCTCGCCCCTGGAGAGCTTCAAGCCCTTCCCGGGGATGCGAGCACGCAAGAGCTCCAGCCTCTCAAACGTCCTGGATGAGAGCAGCTACCAGGACGCGCTGCCCAGTGACAACGTTTCCAACACCAGCAACCCCCAG CAAACGCCCGAGGAAGAGCTGTGCAACCTCCTGACCAACATTGTCTTCTCGGTGACCTGGCGTGGGGTGGAGGGCTGGGACGATGCAGCGTGGAGGGAACGCGGGCAGGTCTTCTCCGTCCTCACCAAGCTGGGGACAGCGTGCGAGCTGGTGCGGCCCCCTGATGAGATCAAGCGCAG CCTGCTGGAGATGATGCTGGAGTCGGCGCTGACGGACCTGAAGGAGTCGGGGCCGGCCACCCTGCCCGGTCTCACCCACAACGCCCTCAAGCTGCTGCGGCTGCTCCAGGACTTCTTGTTCTCTGAGGGACACAACAACCAGGCCCTGTGGAGCGAGAAG ATCTACGAGGGGATGAGCAGTCTGCTGGACAAGCTGGGCGTCTGGTACCACCTGGCCAACGGCACCTCCGACCTCAAGGAGATGGCCCAGACGGGTCTACGCGTCCTCGTGGGCTACATCATGCTGCAGGACCCCCAG CTGCACTCGCTGGCGTACGTGAAGCTGCACAGCCTGCTGCAGACCGCCTCAGCCCCCAAAAAGGACGAGGCTTGCTACCTCCTGGGCAAGCTGGAGACCCCGCTGCGACGCTCACTGGACGCCAAGTCGGAGACCTTCTCCTGGTTGGTGCCCATCGTCCGGACGCTCATGGACCAGTGCTACGAgaccctgcagctgcagctcttcctgccctcgctgccccccACCAACGGCAGCCCCACTTTCTATGAGGACTTCCAGCTCTTCTGCACCACCCCGGAGTGGAGGGGCTTCATCGAGAAACAC GTGCAGCCCACCATGGCCCAGTTTGAGATGGACACCTTCGCCAAGAGCCACGACCACATGTCCAATTTCTGGAACGCCTGCTACGACGCCATGATGAGCAGCTCCCAGCGGCGGGAGCAAGAGAAGGCGGCCAGCCGCAAGATGTTCCAG GAGCTGGTGCTGGAGCCGGTGGCAAAGCGCTCCAAGGCGGAAAATGTCCGTCACGCCAACGTGCTCAAGCAGGCCAACAACCACCACAGCACCGTGCTGAAGCAGTGGCGGGGTCTGTGCCGCCTCCTCACCTCGCCCCGCTCCGCCTGGGCTGACCG GAACCCACCAGAAGTTCGCTGGAAGCTGTCGAGCGCCGAGACCTACTCCCGGATGAGGCTGAAGCTGGTGCCCAACCTGAATTTTGACCAGCACTTGGAGGCCAGTGCCCTACGGGACAACCTGG GAGCCGACCACCTCCACAGCCCCGCCGAGTCCCTCCCGCTTGCCATGGCCAAGGAAGCCAAGGTGAGCGAGCTGGAGGATGACCAGCTGGCTGAGGAGGACCTCCCTGTCCTGGACAACCA GGCTGAGCCCAAGGAGCAGAACCAGCGGGAGAAGCTGGTGGTCTCGGAGGACTGCGAGCTCATCACGACAGTGGCCGTTGTCCCCGGCCGCCTGGAGGTGACGACACAGCACGTCTACTTCTACGACGGCAGCAGCGAGAAGGAGGAGACAGAGGGAG GGATCGGCTACGACTTCAAACGCCCCTTGTCCCACCTGCGCGAGGTCCACCTGCGCCGCTACAACCTGCGCCGCTCCGCACTCGAGCTCTTCTTCATCGACCAGGCCAACTACTTCCTCAACttcaaaaaaaag GTGAGAAACAAGGTGTACTCCTGCATCCTCGGCCTGCGTCCCCCCAACCAGATATACTTCGGCAGCCGGTcgccccaggagctgctgaaagCCTCAGGGCTCACCCAG AAATGGGTCCTGCGGGAGATCTCCAACTTTGAGTACCTCATGCAGCTGAACACGATCGCAGGGCGCACCTACAACGACCTCTCCCAGTACCCCGTG TTCCCCTGGATCCTGCGGGATTATGTCTCGGAGACCCTTGACCTCACCGACCCATCCGTGTTTCGGGACCTGTCCAAGCCCATCGGGGTGGCCAACGAGCGGCACGCACGGGACGTGAAGGAAAA GTACGAGAGCTTCGAGGACCCCACGGGCACCGTGGACAAGTTCCACTACGGCACGCACTACTCCAACGCGGCGGGCGTCATGCACTACCTGATCCGCACCGAGCCCTTCACCACCCTCCACATCCAGCTGCAGAGCGGCAG GTTTGACTGCTCAGACCGGCAGTTCCATTCGGTGCCGGCAGCGTGGCAAGCCCGCATGGAGAACCCCGTGGACGTCAAGGAGCTCATCCCCGAGTTCTTCTACTTCCCCGAGTTCCTGGAGAACCAGAATG gcttcgacctgggctgcctgcagctctccaaCGAGAAGGTGGGCGACGTGGTGCTGCCCCGGTGGGCGCGCTCCCGCGAGGACTTCATCTACCAGCACCGCAAAGCCTTG GAGTCGGAGTACGTCTCAGCCCACCTCCACGAGTGGATCGACCTCATTTTTGGGTACAAGCAACGAGGCCCGGCTGCCGTGGAGGCCCTCAACGTCTTCTACTACTGCACCTACGAGG GGGCCGTGGACCTGGACGCCATCGCTGACGAGACGCAGAGGAAGGCTCTGGAGGGCATCATCAGCAACTTTGGGCAGACGCCCTGCCAGCTGCTCAAG gagccCCATCCTGCCCGGCTGTCGGCAGAGAGCGCTGCCCGGAGGCTGGCCCGCCTCGACACCCGCTCGCCCAACGTCTTCGAGAACCTGGATCAGCTCAAGTCCTTCGTCGTGGGG GGCATCAGCGATGGGGTGGCCCTGGTGCAAGCCGTGGTCCCCAAGAACCAGGCGCACTCCTTCATCACTCAGGGATCACCCGACGTCCTG GTCACCGTGAGTGCCAACGGCTTGTTGGGGACCCACAACTGGTTGCCCTATGACAAGAACATCTCCAACTACTTCAGCTTCACCAAAGACGCCACCGTCTCCAACACAAA GACCCAGCGCTTCCTGCAGGGCCCCTTTGCCCCTGGCGCGGACCTGTGCTCCCGCACGCTGGCCGTGTCCCCCGACGGGAAGCTGCTCTTCAGTGGGGGACATTGGGACAACAGTCTCCGCGTCACCTCGCTGGCTAAAGGGAAGGTCGTTGGGCACATCACCCGGCACATAG ATGTTGTCACCTGCCTGGCGCTTGACCTCTGCGGCATCTACCTCATTTCTGGGTCCCGGGACACCACCTGCATGGTGTGGCAGGTCCTACAGCAG GGTGGGTTTTCCAGCGGCTTGGCCCCCAAACCCGTCCAGGTCCTGTACGGCCACGACGCTGAGGTGACGTGCGTGGCCATCAGCACCGAGCTGGACATGGCGGTGTCGGGCTCCAAG GATGGCACCATCATCATCCACACCGTCCGCCGGGGTCTCTTCATCCGGTCCCTGCGGCCgcccagcgagagctcaccgccTGCCGTCCTCTCCCACCTGGCCGTGGGGCCGGAGGGGCAGGTGGTCGCCCAGACCGCCGTGGGTCAACGAGCCTGCTTGAAG GACAGGTTTGCGCTGCACCTCTACTCGGTGAACGGGAAGCACCTCTCCTCCGTCCCACTGGACGAGGAGGTGACGGCCATGTGCCTGACGGAGGAGTTCGTGGTGCTGGGGACCATGCAGTGCAGGCTGGAGATCCGTGACCTCCAGAG CCTCAGGGCGGCCGTGCCCCCCGTGCCCATGCCGGTGCCCGTCCACAGCGTGTCCGTCACCAAGGAGAAGAGCCACATCTTGGTGGGGTTGGAGGATGGCAAGCTCATCGTGGTGGGGGCTGGGCAGCCCCCTGAG